The segment TATCTCGTTGGCGGTGAGGGCGGCTCTTGGCACCTCGATCATCGTGCCGACGAGGAAGTTGAGCACCTTTATGCCCCGCTCCTGCATGACCTTCTCCGCGGTTTCCATGATTATGTTCTTCTGATCGGTGAATTCCTTGACGTTGCCGACGAGCGGCACCATTATCTCGGGCCGGGCGTCGATACCCTCTTTTTTCAGGTCGGCGGCGGCTTCGAGGATGGCGCGGGCCTGCATGCGGGTCACCTCGGGGTAGCTTATGCCGAGCCTGCATCCTCTGTGGCCGAGCATCGGGTTAAGCTCGTGGAGCTGGGCGATGCGGGCGCTGACGTAGCCCACGTCCTTGCCCATCGTCTTCGCCAGTTCCTCTATGAGGGCGGCATCGTTGGGCATGAACTCGTGGAGGGGCGGGTCGAGGAGGCGGATGGTTACGGGGAGCCCTTCCATCGCCTTGAGGATGCCGTAGAAGTCGGAGCGCTGGTAGGGAAGGAGCTTGGCGATAGCCTTTTCGCGGTCCTCCACCGTCTCTGAAAGTATCATTTCGCGCATCGAGCGGATGCGCTCTTCGCCGAAAAACATGTGCTCGGTGCGGGTGAGGCCGATTCCCTTCGCGCCGAAGCGGCGGGCGAGGGCGGCGTCTGCCGGGCTGTCGGCGTTGGTGCGGACTCCGAGGCGCTTGGCGTCGTCGCACCACGCGAGGAAGGAGCGGAGAAGCTCGTTCTTCTCGGGGTCGATGAGGATGAGGGGCAGCTCTCCGGCGTAAATCGCGCCCTTGGTGCCGTTGACGGTGATTGTGTCGCCCTCGCGAAGGACGATTCCGCCCACGGTGACGGTGCCCGCGGCCATGTCGATGTCGAGCGCGCCGCAGCCGACCACGCAGGTCTTGCCCCAGCCGCGCGCGACAAGCGCCGCGTGAGAGGTCATGCCGCCCTTGGCGGTGACGATGGCTTGGGCTACGTGCATGCCGTGTACGTCTTCGGGGCTGGTCTCGGCGCGGACGAGGACTACCTTTTCGCCTTTGTCGCCAAGCTCCTGCGCCTTGTCGGCGGTGAGGACTATCTTGCCGACGCCGCCTCCGGGGCCCGCCGGGAGGCCGATGCAAAGGGAGGTGGCTTCCTTTTCGGCTTCGGCGGAGACCATCGGATGCAAAAGCTCGTCAAGCTGCGTGGGCTTGACGCGCATTATCGCTTCGTTGCGGGTGATGAGCCCTTCGCCCTCCATCTCGACGGCGATGCGCAGCGCGGCGGGGCCGTTGCGCTTGGCGTTGCGGGTCTGGAGCATCCAGAGGCGGCCCTCCTGGATGGTGAACTCTATGTCCTGCATGTCGCGGTAGTGGGCTTCGAGCTTGTTTCTGATGTCAACAAGCGCCCCGTAAAGCTCGGGGCTTTTGGCTTCGAGGGTGGGCAGATCCTTGTTCGCGTGGTTTATGGAGTGGCTGTTGAGGGCGTAGGGGGTGCGGATGCCCGCGACCACGTCCTCGCCCTGCGCGTTTGAGAGCCACTCGCCGTAGAATTCGTTCTCGCCGGTGGCGGGGTTTCTTGTAAAGGCGACGCCGGTGGCGGAGGAATCCCCCATGTTGCCGAAGACCATCGCCTGCACGTTTACGGCGGTGCCCCATTCGTCGGGAATCCCCTCTATCCTCCTGTAGCTTACGGCGCGCCTGCCGTTCCAGGAGTGGAAGACCGCGCCTACGGCGCCCCAGAGCTGCTCCCAGGGTTCGTCGGGAAAGGGCTTGCCGAGCACCTCCCTGACCTTATCCTTGAAATCCACGCAGAGCTTCTTTAGCTCGTCGGCGGAGATGTCGGAGTCGTACTTGTACCCTTTGGCCTTCTTTACGCCGTCCATTATGTGCTCTAGCTGGTGGCGGATGCCGTTGCCGTCTTCCGTCTCGACTCCGGCGGCCTTTTCCATGACGACGTCGGAGTACATCATGATGAGCCTGCGGTAGGCGTCGTAGACGAACCGCTCGTTATGGGTCTTGGCGACGAGGCCGGGAATGGTTGCGGAGCAAAGGCCCACGTTGAGGACAGTCTCCATCATGCCGGGCATCGAGCTGCGCGCGCCGGAACGGACGGAGGCGAGGAGGGGATTTTTCGGGTCGCCGAAGGTCGCCCCCATCACTTGCCCCATGTAATCCACCGCCGCGGTCACCGAAGCCTTGAGAGTGGCGGGATAGGTGCCGTCATGCTCCTGATAGTAGGTGCATACTGCCGTTGAAATCGTGAAACCGGCGGGCACGGGAACGCCTATCTGGCACATTTCCGCCAGATTCGCGCCCTTGCCGCCGAGCAGTTCTTTCATCCCGGCGTTGCCCTCGGCCTCTCCCGCGCCGAAAGTGTAAACGTACTTTGTCATGATCCCTCCTTGTCCCCAAATATGTCAGCCGAGAGAGTTCGCCCCTCTCAGGCGCCTGTAATTCTCGTGAAATCGGCGACCCTGCCGAAGATGGCCGTCACCTTGCCCAGAATGGCCACGCGGTTGTTCTTCAGAGCCTCGTCTTCGGCCATGACCATGACGCCGTCGAAAAAGCCGTCAACCGCGCCCTTGAGCTTCGCGGCCTGGGTGAAGAGGCCGATATAATCGTGCGAGGCCACGCAGGCGTCCATGTTCGCATGGACGGCGTTGTAGGCGTCCCAGAGCTCGCCTTCCGCCTTGTCCTGGAAGAGCGCCGGGTTGACCTCGGCCTTCGCCTCTATCTTCTTTAGGATGTTCGCGGCGCGCTTGAAGGTGCCCGCGAGGGCTGCGAACTCGCCGCGCTTCTTGAATTCCTCTATCGCCTCGACCCTCGCCTTTACGTCGAGCGGGTCGTCGAAACCGGCGTCGAGGACCGCGGCGACGGCGTCGCCTGCGTAACCCGCCTCGGTCAGTATCACTTCGAGACGGCCCTTGAAGAATTCGAGAACGTCTTTTTTGACCTCCTCGCACTTTCTGGTGAGCTTCGCCGAAAGCCGGTCGAGGGCGAGGTCCACCAGCCACTCTATGGAGAGCCTGTACCCCTTTTCCATCATTATTCTCAGAATTCCGATGGTCTGCCTTCTAAGGGCGTAGGGGTCGGCGGAACCGGAGGGGATCAGCCCCACTCCGAAACAGCCCGCTATGGTGTCGATCTTGTCGCCGATGGAGACGCAGTCCGCCTCGGGGGTCGAGGGAAGAGCGCTTCCGGCCTGTACCGGCAGGTAGTGCTCGTGGATGGCTTTCGCAACCAGAGGGTCTTCCCCGGCGCGCAGGGCGTACTGCCTTCCCACTATTCCCTGAAGCTCCGGGAACTCGTAGACCATCTTGGTGCAGAGGTCCGCCTTGCAAAGGTGGGCGATTCTTCTGACCTTCTCCGCGGAGGAGGGGCAGAGCTTTTTGGAAAGCTCGCCCGCTATCGCGGTGAAGCGCTCCACCTTTTCCCAGCTGGTGCCGAGCTTCAACTGGAAGACAACCCTCTTCAGTTCCTCGGCGTGCTCGGCGAGGGATATCTTCTGGTCCTCGACGAAGAAGAAGCTGGCGTCGGAGAGGCGGGCGCGAAGCACCCTCTCGTTGCCCTTCGCCACCACCGAAAGGTCGCGCGCGGCGGTGTTGGAGACCGTGACGAAGTGGTTGAGGAGACTCCCCTCCGCGTCGGTCACGGCGAAGTATTTCTGGTGGGTTTTCATCGACAAAATCAGAAGCTCGCGGGGGAGTTCGAGGTAGTGCGGCTCGAAGCTTCCCGTCACGGCCACGGGCTTTTCGACGAGAAAGGTAATGGTGTCGAGAAGCTCGGGGTCGAGAAGCACCTGCCCGCCGACCTTCTGCGCCGCCTTCGCGACCTCCTTGGCGATTATCGCCTTTCTCTCCTCCTGCGCGAGGACGACTCCGGCGTCGCGAAGCTTTCTGAAATAGTCCTGCGCGTCCATCACCTCAAAAGTTCCGGTGGAGTGAAAGCGGTGCCCCATCACCGAGCGGCCCGACTTTACCCCTGCGTACTCGAAATCGATTACGTCGCCGTCGAGAAGCGCCAGTATCCAGTGTATCGGACGGGCGAAGGCGGTCTCGCCGGAGCCCCAGCGCATCGATTTGCGGAAGGGAATCTTCGACATCCACCTGGGAAGCTCGTCGCGGAGGAGCGCGGAGGTCTCCCGCCCCTTGAGAGTCTTTTTGACCGCGATGTACTCGCCCTTGTCGGTCTTGACGCGGAGGAGGTCTGCGGGAGTCGCGCCTTTCGAGCGGGCGAAACCCTCGCCTGCCTTGGTGAGGTTTCCGGCCGCGTCGAAGGCGACGGTTATCGAGGGCCCCATCAACTCTTCGACGATGTCGGGCTGTTCGAGCCCCATGCCGGTAATGTGGAGGGTCATCCTGCGCGGGGTGCCGTAGACGTGAATCTCGTCGAAGGGTACGCGGGCCGCGCCCAGGTTCTGGCGCGCAAGCGCTTCCAGAGCGTCGAGAGCCAGGGGCACGAATCCCGCCGGAATCTCTTCTGTTCCTATCTCGAAAATAAGCTCGCCGGTCTTCATTTCGCTGCTCCCTCACCCTTGATAAGCGGGTATCCCATCGCTTCTCTCTGCGCCGCGTAGGCCAGCGCCGCCATTCTGGCGAGGTCGCGGACCCTGCCGATGAAGCGGGTGCGCTCGGTGACGCTTATCGCGCCCCGGGCGTCGAGAAGGTTGAAGGTGTGGGAGCACTTGAGGGTGTAATCGTAGCCGGGAAGGACCAGCCCCTTTTCGAGGAGCCTTCTGGCCTCGGCCTCGTACATGTCCATGAGCTTGAAGAGCATCGAGGCGTCGGACTCGTCGAAGTTGTAGGTCGAGCCCTCGACCTCGCCCTGATGGTGAACCTGGCCGTATTTTATGCCCCTGGTCCATTCGAGGTCGTAGACGTTGTCCACGCCCTGGAGGTACATGGCGATGCGCTCGATGCCGTAGGTTATCTCACCGCTCACCGGCTTGCAGTCGAGACCTCCGGCCTGCTGGAAGTAGGTGAACTGGGTTATCTCCATGCCGTCGAGCCAGACCTCCCAGCCAAGCCCCCATGCGCCGAGGGTGGGGGACTCCCAGTCGTCCTCCACGAAACGGATATCGTGGTCCAGAGGATCGACCCCGAGAGCGCGCAAACTGTCCAGATACTGCTCAAGGATGTCGTCGGGGGAAGGCTTCAGTATGACCTGATACTGGTAATAGTGCTGGAGGCGGTTGGGGTTTTGCCCATAGCGGCCGTCGGTCGGCCTTCTGGAAGGCTCGACGTAAGCCACGTTCCACGGCTCCGGCCCAAGGCAGCGCAAAAAGGTGTGCGGGTTCATCGTACCCGCGCCGACCTCTATGTCGTAGGGCTGCGCGATTATGCATCCCTTTTGGGCCCAGAATTCCTGGAGCGTCAGGATTACTTCCTGAAAGGTCATACCATTCTCCTTTAATAAATACTTCTCCGTGCCCCGACCCTTGGCTTCGGCTTTTGCCGCGGAGCTTCGTCGCTACTCGCTCGCGCTCCTCGCCGTAGTCACGCTACTGTCTTCGTCGCGCTCACTGCGGGCTCCTTGCCCGGCGGCAAAATCCAAAGCCAATTTAACAGCAGCGGCGACTTTTCGCCCCTCCGCCAATGCGTTTTTTGAAGCCGGTGTTTCTCGCAACGTTTTCAATCTATAAATCTACAAAAAGCACTGCCTTGCGCCCCGTTAGTTCGGCGCACTTTTCAGCATGCTAGGCGACGATATCTTCCCCGCCGTCCACTCCGAGGGTATTTCCCGTCATCCAGTAGGTTCCCGGCTCGGAAAGGAGCGCTATGGCTTCCGCGACGTCTTGAGGATTCGTCAGGCGGCCCGAGGGATTGCGTGAAATTGCGGTTTCGAGCATGACCTCGTGGCCGGGGATCTTCCGGAGAGCGGGGGTGTCGGTGACGCCCGCGCGGATCGCGTTTACGGTTATGCCAAGGGGCGCAAGCTCCATCGCGAGCTGCCTGCAATGGGATTCCAGCGCCGCCTTCGCCGCGGAGACCGCGCCGTAGGTGGGCATGACCCTCGTGCCGCCGGAGGAGGTCATCGCGTAGACGCGGGAATTCTTCTCGAACATGTCGCGCTCGACGATATCCTGCACCCAGTAGACAAGGCTGTGGGCCATGACGTTGGTGGTCATCTCCATCTGCGACTGGTTTATCTGCCCCGCCTCGTCGAGGAAGGGGCGAAGGGTGCCGTAGGCGAGGGTGTGCATGAGTACGCGTATCTTGGTGCTCTGCCCGACGATCTCGCGAAATTCGTCGAGCACTTCCGCCCTCTTGTCGGGGTCGGCCGCGTTCACGTTGAAAAAGTGGACCTGAACCCCTTCGGCCTTCAACTCGCCAATGAGCTCCTCAACCGCGGGCATGCTCGTCTTCCTGTCGAGGTGAACGCCGAAAATGTTCATGCCTGCCTTCGCCATGCGCCTGCAGGTCGCCGCGCCGAAACCGCTCGACGCTCCAAGAGCCAAAAACCACTTACCGCTTAATGCCTTCGATCTCAAACTTTTCTCCAGTAACAAGTACTGCGCCCCTTGCAGACGGCGGGCGCGCATCCGTTAAACATTTTATGTTAGCAAAATAGGGTTCTAAAGGTCAATCGACAGAAACTGATGAAGCTGCCCGAGGGATTTTGGTTCGCCTCCCAGAGCCCTGACGAGGGCTTTTTCTACGAAGCCGCCTATCTCCTCTTCCGTTTTTTTGGAGATGCGAAGCGACCCCAGCGAGGAAAAGTCCAGTGAAGAGGCCGAGCGCAGCGTCTTTACCGCCCCCGCCGAAATCCGCGCGGACCCTTGCGGGGCGCAGGAGGCGCAGTAAAGCACGCTACCCGAAAGGGAGGTCGACTCCTCGGAAAGGGTCTCCCCGCAGGCTCCGCAGGGACTCGCGGCGATGGAATACCCCATGAGCGAGACGGCGCGGACCTGAAAGACCCGAAGGAGGCTCACCGGGTCCCCTCCCGCCTCCAGCCCGCGAAACCCGCCGTCGAGGAGGGAAAAGGGCTCTCCCGAGACCTCCCCCTCCCGCGCCAGCCCCCTGACGACCTCGACGAAGTGGCTGGCGACGGCGTAGCGCCTGATGTCGGAGACCGTCTTGGGGAAATCGCAGAGAAGCTCCACGCTCGACAGCGTTCCGAGCCCCGCTTCCCTCGGCGCGGCGTACTCGGCCCGGAAGAGCTTAGCGAAATCGAGCGCCCCGCCGAACCGCTTGCGCGATTTTTTCGCCCCTCTCGCCATCAGGCTCACCACCCCCGAGCCGGAGGTGAGGATGGTGACGATGAGGTCGGAATCGCGGTAGGGGACGGAACGGACGAGGTAGGCCGCCTCTGATTTGGGCTTCATGGTCAAAGGAGCTTGCCGAGGCCGACGCGCGGGCAGAGCTCCAGCACCGGGCAGACGGGGCATTTGGGGGTTCTCGCTGTGCAAATCGCTCTTCCGTGGCGGATAAGTATCAAGTGGGCGGACCGCCATTTCTCCTCCGGCAGGAGGGCGGTCACGGATTTTTCAACCTCCGGAGGGGCTTTTGATCTGGAGAACCCCAGTCTGTAGCAGACCCTGCCGACGTGGGTGTCCACCGCGAAAGCCGGAACATTGAACCCCTGCGAGAGCACCACCGAGGCGGTCTTTCGCCCGACGCCGGGGAGAGCTTCAAGTTCCTCCCTTGCGGAGGGGACCTCCCCCTTGTGGTCCCTGACCACCGCTTTGGCGGCCTCCACGATGTTTCTGGCCTTGTTGCGGAAGAGTCCGATGGACCGGATGATCTCCTCGACTTCGGCGACTTTCGCCGAGGCGAGTTCCTCCGGCCCCGGAAAGCGCGCGAAGAGCGCCGGGGTGGTCGCGTTAACCCTCTTGTCGGTGCACTGCGCCGAGAGGATGGTCGAGACCAGGAGTTCCCACGGCGACCCGAAGACGAGACCGGGTTTCGGCTCCTCCTCCGGACCCTTCAGGAGGGCGAGGATTTTTTCGAGGCGGGCAGCCTCGCTTTTTTTATTTCGCATGGCGCCAAGCTTACCAGAAAGCGCGGTCATAAAAAAAGCCCGGCAACTTGACAGCGCCATACCTTGAGAATAAATTCGACCGGTCAACACTCCGCCAGAGGAACCGGAAGGCAATATGGGAAAATACGGCGAGCGGCTGCTCAAGGGGCCGGGCAAGGGACTTTCGCTCCTCGCCTTTGAAACCTCCAAAAAGAGCCGCATCATGAAAAAGAAGATGCGGATAAGCACCCTCGAAAAGCGGCTGAAAGAAGACCTGCGCGATCTGGGCAGCCTCGTCTACAACGATTACGAAAAGGGCCAAAAAGCCGTCTTCGAGGACGAGGACGTTCTCGCGCTCCTCGGAAACATAGAAAAAAACCGCAAGGAGCTGGATTTTCTCCGCGAAGTGATAGTGCGCATATCGAGGGCGAAAAAGGTCTTCCGCCTCCCGCGCGGCGCGGCCCCCTCCTCACCCTCCATCGTGGAAGTGGAATCACCCGTCGAAGACTCCCCAAGGATACCTCCGAAGGAGGGGCAGGCGGTAAAAAAGCGCAAACTCAACCCCTTCTCGAAAAAGACCCCGAAAAAGTAAAAATAAAACCTCTCTGGTCCTATATGTTTTCACGATTGTTTTCGCCTCCGGCTTCGGGGGCGTTTTTTTTCGCTTGAATTTATGGCAGCCACTAAATATTGTGGCGTACTGTTCCTCTGACCCCAAGTACTGGTATTTGCGCTTAGGGATATAACGGCTAAAATTCAATTACTACATGCCTTTTTAAGGAGATTTTTTTCATGTCGCTGACCAAAGCAGGCAAAATCGCGGAGATAATCAGTTCCAGGCCCGCGCCGGACTTCAAGGACAACGCCATTACCGTGCTGGAGCGGCGCTACCTGAAGAAAAACGAGCTGGGAGAAGTGCTGGAGACTCCCTCCGAGATGCTTGCCCGCGTCGCCTGGGCCGTGGCCCAGGGCGACCTCAACTACGACAAGAAGGCCGACGCCGAAGCGGTGGCGGAGCTCTTCTACGACATGATGGCCTCTCTGGAGTTTTTGCCCAATTCCCCGACGCTGATGAACGCGGGAAGAGAACTGGGACAGCTCTCGGCCTGCTTCGTCCTTCCCGTCGGCGATACGATGGAATCGATCTTCGAGGCGGTCAAGAACACCGCCCTCATCCACAAGTCCGGCGGCGGCACAGGCTTTTCCTTCAGCTCGATACGGCCCAAGAGCGACGTGGTGCGCTCCACCAACGGCGTCTCCTCCGGCCCCATCAGCTTCATGAAGGTCTTCGACACTGCCACCGAGATGATAAAGCAGGGCGGGACGCGGCGCGGGGCAAACATGGGAATACTGCGCGTCGATCACCCGGACATAGAGGAGTTCATCGCGGTAAAATCCGACAAATCCCTCCTCACCAACTTCAATCTGTCGGTCGCCATAACCGAAGCCTTCATGGAGGCGGTACAGGCCGATGACGAATACGACCTTATAAACCCGAGAAACGGCGAGGTGACCAAAAAGCTTCGCGCCCGCGACGTCTTCGACCAGATTATCCAGTCCGCCTGGGGCTCCGGCGAGCCGGGCATAGTCTTCATCGACAGGATGAACCGCGACAACCCCACCCCGGCGGTCGGCCCCATCGAGGCGACCAACCCCTGCGGCGAACAGCCCTTGCTTCCCTACGAATCCTGTAACCTCGGCTCGATAAACCTCGCGAAGATGGAAAAATCCGGGCAGGTGGACTGGGACAAGCTGCGAAAGACCGTGGACAAGGCGGTTCACTTCCTCGACAACGTAATCGAGATAAACCGCTACCCGCTCCCGGAAATCGAGCGGATGACCCGCTCCAACCGCAAGATCGGCCTCGGCGTGATGGGGTGGGCGGACCTTCTCTACATGCTCGGCGTGCCCTACGGCTCCGAAGAATCCCTTAGGCTCGCCGCGAAGCTGATGAAATTCATCGACGACGAGGCGCTTAGGGCCTCGCAGAAGCTGGCGGAGGTTCGCGGACCCTTCCCCAACTTCCCGAATTCGATCTACGGCGGCAAAAACAAAAAGGGAGTAAGAAACGCCACCCGCACCACCATCGCACCCACCGGCACCATCTCGATAATCGCCGGTTGCTCTAGCGGCATCGAACCTCTCTTCTCTCTGGCCTTCATCCGCCGCGTTATGGACGGCACCGAAATGCTGGAGATAAACCCCGTCTTCGAGGCGGCGGCGAAAAAGGGCGGGTACTACTCCGAGGAGTTGATGAAGCGCCTCGCGAAGGGCGAATCCCTTTCACACCTCGAAGGCGTGCCCGAGACCGCCAAAAAGATCTTCATCACCGCCCACGACATCACCCCCGAAGAGCACATACGCATGCAGGCCGCCTACCAGGCCCAGACCAACAATGCGGTATCCAAGACCGTCAACTTCCCCGAAGACGCCACCAGAGAAGAGGTGGCCGAGGTCTTCCGGCTCGCCTACAAGCTCGGGTGCAAGGGCGTCACCATCTACCGCGACAAATCCCGCGAGGGGCAGGTGCTGAATATCGGCAGCGAGGAAAGGAAAGAGTGCTGCCCCCCTTCCTCAGCCGCGGCCGACAGTAGGCCGCAAAAGCGTGACCGCCCGCAGGTGCTGGTCGGCAAGACCTACCAGATGCGCACCGGCTGCGGCCCCCTCTACATCACCATAAACGAAGACGACTGCGGCCTCTTTGAAGTCTTCACCACGATGGGCAAGGCGGGCGGCTGCGCCGCGAGCCAGTGCGAGGCGCTCGGCAGGCTCGTCTCCCTCTCCTGGCGCTTCGGCGTCGATGTAGAAGAGGTGGTAAAGAACCTTCGCGGCATAAGCTGCCACAAG is part of the bacterium genome and harbors:
- a CDS encoding pyruvate, phosphate dikinase — its product is MMTKYVYTFGAGEAEGNAGMKELLGGKGANLAEMCQIGVPVPAGFTISTAVCTYYQEHDGTYPATLKASVTAAVDYMGQVMGATFGDPKNPLLASVRSGARSSMPGMMETVLNVGLCSATIPGLVAKTHNERFVYDAYRRLIMMYSDVVMEKAAGVETEDGNGIRHQLEHIMDGVKKAKGYKYDSDISADELKKLCVDFKDKVREVLGKPFPDEPWEQLWGAVGAVFHSWNGRRAVSYRRIEGIPDEWGTAVNVQAMVFGNMGDSSATGVAFTRNPATGENEFYGEWLSNAQGEDVVAGIRTPYALNSHSINHANKDLPTLEAKSPELYGALVDIRNKLEAHYRDMQDIEFTIQEGRLWMLQTRNAKRNGPAALRIAVEMEGEGLITRNEAIMRVKPTQLDELLHPMVSAEAEKEATSLCIGLPAGPGGGVGKIVLTADKAQELGDKGEKVVLVRAETSPEDVHGMHVAQAIVTAKGGMTSHAALVARGWGKTCVVGCGALDIDMAAGTVTVGGIVLREGDTITVNGTKGAIYAGELPLILIDPEKNELLRSFLAWCDDAKRLGVRTNADSPADAALARRFGAKGIGLTRTEHMFFGEERIRSMREMILSETVEDREKAIAKLLPYQRSDFYGILKAMEGLPVTIRLLDPPLHEFMPNDAALIEELAKTMGKDVGYVSARIAQLHELNPMLGHRGCRLGISYPEVTRMQARAILEAAADLKKEGIDARPEIMVPLVGNVKEFTDQKNIIMETAEKVMQERGIKVLNFLVGTMIEVPRAALTANEIAAEAEFFSFGTNDLTQMTCGFSRDDAGTFLPTYLQKGIYAKDPFESLDTAGVGQLVDMATKKGRAVRPNLKVGICGEHGGDPDSITFCHKTGLDYVSCSPFRVPIARLAAAQAALNEK
- a CDS encoding glycine--tRNA ligase subunit beta yields the protein MKTGELIFEIGTEEIPAGFVPLALDALEALARQNLGAARVPFDEIHVYGTPRRMTLHITGMGLEQPDIVEELMGPSITVAFDAAGNLTKAGEGFARSKGATPADLLRVKTDKGEYIAVKKTLKGRETSALLRDELPRWMSKIPFRKSMRWGSGETAFARPIHWILALLDGDVIDFEYAGVKSGRSVMGHRFHSTGTFEVMDAQDYFRKLRDAGVVLAQEERKAIIAKEVAKAAQKVGGQVLLDPELLDTITFLVEKPVAVTGSFEPHYLELPRELLILSMKTHQKYFAVTDAEGSLLNHFVTVSNTAARDLSVVAKGNERVLRARLSDASFFFVEDQKISLAEHAEELKRVVFQLKLGTSWEKVERFTAIAGELSKKLCPSSAEKVRRIAHLCKADLCTKMVYEFPELQGIVGRQYALRAGEDPLVAKAIHEHYLPVQAGSALPSTPEADCVSIGDKIDTIAGCFGVGLIPSGSADPYALRRQTIGILRIMMEKGYRLSIEWLVDLALDRLSAKLTRKCEEVKKDVLEFFKGRLEVILTEAGYAGDAVAAVLDAGFDDPLDVKARVEAIEEFKKRGEFAALAGTFKRAANILKKIEAKAEVNPALFQDKAEGELWDAYNAVHANMDACVASHDYIGLFTQAAKLKGAVDGFFDGVMVMAEDEALKNNRVAILGKVTAIFGRVADFTRITGA
- the glyQ gene encoding glycine--tRNA ligase subunit alpha, with product MTFQEVILTLQEFWAQKGCIIAQPYDIEVGAGTMNPHTFLRCLGPEPWNVAYVEPSRRPTDGRYGQNPNRLQHYYQYQVILKPSPDDILEQYLDSLRALGVDPLDHDIRFVEDDWESPTLGAWGLGWEVWLDGMEITQFTYFQQAGGLDCKPVSGEITYGIERIAMYLQGVDNVYDLEWTRGIKYGQVHHQGEVEGSTYNFDESDASMLFKLMDMYEAEARRLLEKGLVLPGYDYTLKCSHTFNLLDARGAISVTERTRFIGRVRDLARMAALAYAAQREAMGYPLIKGEGAAK
- a CDS encoding SDR family oxidoreductase; its protein translation is MRARRLQGAQYLLLEKSLRSKALSGKWFLALGASSGFGAATCRRMAKAGMNIFGVHLDRKTSMPAVEELIGELKAEGVQVHFFNVNAADPDKRAEVLDEFREIVGQSTKIRVLMHTLAYGTLRPFLDEAGQINQSQMEMTTNVMAHSLVYWVQDIVERDMFEKNSRVYAMTSSGGTRVMPTYGAVSAAKAALESHCRQLAMELAPLGITVNAIRAGVTDTPALRKIPGHEVMLETAISRNPSGRLTNPQDVAEAIALLSEPGTYWMTGNTLGVDGGEDIVA
- the recO gene encoding DNA repair protein RecO → MAVRPLDTYPPRKSDLHSENPQMPRLPGAGALPARRPRQAPLTMKPKSEAAYLVRSVPYRDSDLIVTILTSGSGVVSLMARGAKKSRKRFGGALDFAKLFRAEYAAPREAGLGTLSSVELLCDFPKTVSDIRRYAVASHFVEVVRGLAREGEVSGEPFSLLDGGFRGLEAGGDPVSLLRVFQVRAVSLMGYSIAASPCGACGETLSEESTSLSGSVLYCASCAPQGSARISAGAVKTLRSASSLDFSSLGSLRISKKTEEEIGGFVEKALVRALGGEPKSLGQLHQFLSIDL
- the nth gene encoding endonuclease III gives rise to the protein MRNKKSEAARLEKILALLKGPEEEPKPGLVFGSPWELLVSTILSAQCTDKRVNATTPALFARFPGPEELASAKVAEVEEIIRSIGLFRNKARNIVEAAKAVVRDHKGEVPSAREELEALPGVGRKTASVVLSQGFNVPAFAVDTHVGRVCYRLGFSRSKAPPEVEKSVTALLPEEKWRSAHLILIRHGRAICTARTPKCPVCPVLELCPRVGLGKLL
- a CDS encoding vitamin B12-dependent ribonucleotide reductase, with protein sequence MSLTKAGKIAEIISSRPAPDFKDNAITVLERRYLKKNELGEVLETPSEMLARVAWAVAQGDLNYDKKADAEAVAELFYDMMASLEFLPNSPTLMNAGRELGQLSACFVLPVGDTMESIFEAVKNTALIHKSGGGTGFSFSSIRPKSDVVRSTNGVSSGPISFMKVFDTATEMIKQGGTRRGANMGILRVDHPDIEEFIAVKSDKSLLTNFNLSVAITEAFMEAVQADDEYDLINPRNGEVTKKLRARDVFDQIIQSAWGSGEPGIVFIDRMNRDNPTPAVGPIEATNPCGEQPLLPYESCNLGSINLAKMEKSGQVDWDKLRKTVDKAVHFLDNVIEINRYPLPEIERMTRSNRKIGLGVMGWADLLYMLGVPYGSEESLRLAAKLMKFIDDEALRASQKLAEVRGPFPNFPNSIYGGKNKKGVRNATRTTIAPTGTISIIAGCSSGIEPLFSLAFIRRVMDGTEMLEINPVFEAAAKKGGYYSEELMKRLAKGESLSHLEGVPETAKKIFITAHDITPEEHIRMQAAYQAQTNNAVSKTVNFPEDATREEVAEVFRLAYKLGCKGVTIYRDKSREGQVLNIGSEERKECCPPSSAAADSRPQKRDRPQVLVGKTYQMRTGCGPLYITINEDDCGLFEVFTTMGKAGGCAASQCEALGRLVSLSWRFGVDVEEVVKNLRGISCHKPFGFGPGRVLSCADALALAVQKHYNPTGEVEKPFSQVGACPECGDAVEHEEGCLLCRSCGYSECG